The Spirochaetota bacterium DNA window TTATGAAAAGGAACTAATATGGGCGAAGATGAAAAAGAAGAGATAATAGAGGAAGAAGAGGAAGCGCCAAAGGAACCGGAGGCGGGTCGACGCTTCGAGGCGTCGAAATTAGTCAAGATATTGCTCTACGTGGCGGGCGGCATTCTTCTTATCGTGCTGGTGACCGGTATTTCGTACTTGGTGGCAAAATACGTACAGGAAAGCAGTTACCAGAAGAGGCAGGATATCGTGGCGGCCCCGCCGCCTCCGCCCCTGGCCAGTTACGAGCTGCCGGATTTTTCGAAGACCACGGCCGACGCCGAGCCGCATTTTGTGAAAATGAAGATTTCGCTGGCCTACGAGACGAATGTGGAGCTTAACAACGAGCTGGTGCAGCGCCGCGATCAGATACAGCATATCGTCAATATCATTCTCCAGGGAAAGAAGTTCGAGGATCTTGACACGGTAAGCGACTCCGTCGCCCTTGCCGAGGAGATCAAGGCGCATATAAACGTGATCCTCATATCCGGCAAGATCAAGGAAGTGTATTTCAAGGAGCTGGTGGTTAACTAGGCGGGATTTTTTTAATCGTGGGAGGAGCATATGGGTGATGGATCATTATCACAAGACGAAATAGATGCGTTATTACAGGGCGCAGATGACATGTTGTCACCGGCTAGCGGGCCGGCCGCCGCGGATGCGGGCCGGGGCCGGGGCATGTTTCCGCCGAACGAGTTAAACGCGATACGGGATGCTCTAAACTCCGCCGTCGGATCGGTCGCGCCGTCACTTTCCGGTTACCTGGGGGGGAGGAACCTCCGTATTTCCAGGCCGTTCATAGAAGTGAAGCACCAGGAAGCGGTGCGCGCCGATTTCCCCGCCCGCTACGTCCAGGTGTCCATGGATTACAGCGGCGCAATGAACGGCAGGAACCTCATCATTTTCAATTACCAGGACGCCGGCTCCATATCGTCCCTCATGATGGGCGATGACCGGGGCGCTCCCCCCGCGGAGATGTCCGAGGCGCACCAGAGCACGATACAGGAATTCACGAACCAGCTCCTCTCTTCCATGGCGACGCAGTTCAGCGGGGCCCTGGGGGGCGGCATAAACACAACGCCGGCGACGCTGTCCCTGGCGAACGGCGGCAACGATCTCCAGCTCCCGCCGGGGGCCGACCTTATCAAGGTCACCTATGATTTCGCCATTGACGGCATTCTCAATTCCAAGCTGTACCATGTCATGGACATTTCCCTGGGGCAGGGGCTGTCGAGCGGCTCGGGCGTCATGGCCCAGCCGGTAAGCCAGCCCCAGCAGTTTCCGGCCCATGCGGCCCAGGTGGGCATAAGCCCGGTCAAGTTCCCGCCGCTGGACGAGGGCATCCCTCCCAGCGTCGGCGGCAATATATCGCTCATCCTTGACGTGCCGATGACCCTGACGGTGGAGCTGGGGCGCACCACGCAGCTCGTCCAGGACATCCTGGGACTGGGTGAAGGATCGATCATCGAGCTTGACAAGCTGGCGGGCGAACCGGTGGACCTCCTCGTCAACGGCAAACTCATAGCCAAGGGCGAGGTTGTGGTCATCGACGAAAATTTCGGGGTCCGGGTGACGGATATCGTGAGCCCGGCAGAAAGGCTTTCGGGAATACAATAATATGGCGGTGGCGTACATCGCCATATTTTTTAACCTTTTTTAATGAGACATAAGACAGGATAATAGATGAAAAGAAACGTCGTACATGCATTTTCACTGGCTGCCATTATTATTTTTACCTGCGCGGCGGTATTATGTCCCATTGGTCTTGAGGCGAAGCAGAAAAAGCGCCAGCCGAAGCAGGAACAGGCGCGGCAGGAGCAAAAGGCCGCGGCAGAGGAAAAGCAGGAGAGCGCCGGGGAGTCCAGGGCGGCCCAGGATGGCAATGAAGCCGGCGAGGTTGCGCAGGACAAGGAAGCCGCGAAGGAAAGCACCGAAGGGGTGCCGACCAAAGATTTCAAGGAAGATGATTTCAAGCCCCAGGTGGACGAGCCGTCGGCCGTCTGGATGTTCATAAAGATGATCTTCGTCCTCGGTATTTTCGGGGGCGGTTTTTTTTATTTCTGGCGGTTTATCACCAAGAAGTCGGGCATCGGACTCTTCGGCGGTGAAGCCATCAAGGTGCTGTCGGTGGCCCCCCTGGGTCAGAACAAGTATCTCCAGGTGGTCGACCTTGCCGGCAAGGTGCTGGTCATCGGCGTTTCGGACAACGCCATCAGCCTGATATCGGAAATAACGGAAAAGGACCAGATCGACAGGATCAGGATCCTTTCGAACCGTGCCCCGTCGGCGGACCGGAAGGTCA harbors:
- a CDS encoding flagellar basal body-associated FliL family protein encodes the protein MGEDEKEEIIEEEEEAPKEPEAGRRFEASKLVKILLYVAGGILLIVLVTGISYLVAKYVQESSYQKRQDIVAAPPPPPLASYELPDFSKTTADAEPHFVKMKISLAYETNVELNNELVQRRDQIQHIVNIILQGKKFEDLDTVSDSVALAEEIKAHINVILISGKIKEVYFKELVVN
- the fliN gene encoding flagellar motor switch protein FliN, with protein sequence MGDGSLSQDEIDALLQGADDMLSPASGPAAADAGRGRGMFPPNELNAIRDALNSAVGSVAPSLSGYLGGRNLRISRPFIEVKHQEAVRADFPARYVQVSMDYSGAMNGRNLIIFNYQDAGSISSLMMGDDRGAPPAEMSEAHQSTIQEFTNQLLSSMATQFSGALGGGINTTPATLSLANGGNDLQLPPGADLIKVTYDFAIDGILNSKLYHVMDISLGQGLSSGSGVMAQPVSQPQQFPAHAAQVGISPVKFPPLDEGIPPSVGGNISLILDVPMTLTVELGRTTQLVQDILGLGEGSIIELDKLAGEPVDLLVNGKLIAKGEVVVIDENFGVRVTDIVSPAERLSGIQ
- a CDS encoding flagellar biosynthetic protein FliO: MKRNVVHAFSLAAIIIFTCAAVLCPIGLEAKQKKRQPKQEQARQEQKAAAEEKQESAGESRAAQDGNEAGEVAQDKEAAKESTEGVPTKDFKEDDFKPQVDEPSAVWMFIKMIFVLGIFGGGFFYFWRFITKKSGIGLFGGEAIKVLSVAPLGQNKYLQVVDLAGKVLVIGVSDNAISLISEITEKDQIDRIRILSNRAPSADRKVSGFQEYVMNDIGKLIDKVRELRHRDRGARTTVIDNPEDIKYLRQQRDRLKDLNGSDHE